Genomic window (Culex pipiens pallens isolate TS chromosome 3, TS_CPP_V2, whole genome shotgun sequence):
TCGATTTTGACTTCATGCCAGCGCAGAACGAGTTCTCTTCTGCTGTCGTTCTTCTCTCTGTTAATATCCAAGCCAATCAACATCAAACCGATTGATGAATCAAATTTTCGTTCCCCATATtctgaacaacaacaacacaacaaatcACGCACTCACATACACATATGAAGGCGCGCGAGCAGTCGGGCATGTTTAGATCTATTGGAAATAAATAGCATTACCGTATCATGCGAAGTGTCATAACGGATATGTGTGGGTGGTGGACGGGTGGTTGTTCTTGGAAAAGTACGAATTCTTCACATTTTCTTTATCTCTGAAGTGGGGTGAGAAGGACCACAACATCTTAGATAAAGAGAGGTAAATCTTGAACGTTTTCGTGTTATGTTTGGTCCTCGATAACTAGGGGCTTAATAATGTTCCTACAACatttgacagggttgccaaatcatgAACATGTTTAGcccgaagagttttttttatagattacTTCCCAGAATATTAATAGAAAAGATAAAGAGTAATTCAAccactttttaaataaaatttaaaaaaaagttatgtaaaTTTCATTAAGTTGCGATATCAAAGAACAGTGTTGCTAGCTCTTCTAAACTTTACTTTTTGAAAGGGACCATCTTATACCAattcaaattcaaccaaatacCATAAGTCATTTTCAACtattaattttattagtttttaagcACTAGTAGCtaaagacagggttgccaaatctgaACAATGTTAAGTTTAGGTTGGGTCAAAAGGTTTTAATACCACAAAATTTCTTCTGTTTATCTCTGACATGCAATCCTCGACTCGTTTCAAACCCCAGCCTTCACCTCCGTCAAAGGCAGTCCACGATGACGACGTGCTCACATCAGCGAAATGTGTTGCCACTACCGTACGTCTGTCTTGTCATATCCCAGGTCCCATGTCCTTGTGTATGCGCTCGGCAAAAATTGCGGGAACCAACTTGCGTCGCACGTGCGAAAACTCCGTGAGCATATCCCGCGCGCGCGACCGAGACACACAAATGTATTTCTTTCATTCCGTGCTAAAACAAATCAGTACAGCATGAAATTTTATTAGATTAGAATACACCGGTTTAGCATTTGTAGCACAAGTGCTGAATCGGATACGGGCGGACGTAATGTCGTTTGGGAGACGCTTCTCGAGCTGTGGGGCAGGGGCGGCCAAAGTTGGGAAACATCACTCAACAACTTGCCTCAACAGTAGACTAAACAGACTCAACAGACTCAATAGGTCCACTAGAGTTAACGGTCTCAACACACCCCACAGGTTCAACAGACTCCACAGACTTAATAGACTGAACAGACTCAACAGACGCGACAGACTCATCAGACTCAACAAACTTAACAGACTCAACAAACTCAATAGATTCAATAGATTCAGCAACCTTGACGGTCTCAACATACCTCAAAAACTCAACAGGCTTAACagaccattatcgttatcggcagacgataatcttatcgcctaTAATGAACGATTACtcgtttttaaaatcttttcaaaatagaATAATTCAACCTCATCATGTGAAATGTTCAATGCTTTAACTAAgagtatatttttcgaaaatatagtaagtttcaaagaataaatgtactcaaaattgtgcacagaattcttttttttcaaaaatacccaaattttcataatttgcattgtgggtatcaaacttaacgaaattttgaatgtttttcactttattaaagtatttttataaaacaataaaattatcacaaattgccgtattttttcgaaaatactaaaattttcataatttgcaattagGGTATCAAACGTATTGATATTTTGTGTGCTATTTCAATaaacagatttttattttgaaaatataaaaattttcacaaaataccttttttttctaaagtattgaaaaatttccatatatgcaatatgggtttaAAATCAAGcgaaattttaaatgctttttttcactttattttattttttttaggaaaatactaaaattttcacataataccgtttttttttcgaaagttctcATATTTTAATAATGTGCAattttgggtatcaaacgaattgaaatttcgtatgctttttcaattgtttagagtttttttggaaaatactaaaattttcacaagtaaccgtattttttagaaaatactaaaaattttcaaaatatgcaatatgggtatcaagcaaagcgaaatttttaatgctttttttcattttattttaaagttttttttaggaaaatacttaaattttcacacaaaatcgtatttttttgaaagttctcaaattttaataatgtgcaatatgggtattcaaactaattgaaatttcgaatgctttttcaagtttttagagttttttttggaaaatactaaaattttcacaaataaccgtctttttagaaaatactcaaattttcaaaatatgcaatatgggtattcaaactaattgaaatttcgaatgctttttcaattttttagagtttttatggaaaatacttaaattttcacaaaataccgtatttatttgaaaatacataaattttcaaaatttacaatatgggtttcaatcgaatcaaaattttaaatgcttcatacaaacagtatgtaaaaaaagtattttacaccccttgggcagaatgcacattttgtgatgaaacatgtacctaattaaaaaaatttaaagcaaagcgaaattttgaatgctttttctcattttgatttaaagttttttatgaaaatacttaaattttcacacaaaatcgtatttttttgaaagttctcaaattttagtaatgtgcaatatgggtattcaaactaatttatttgaaaatacattaattttcaaaatatgcaatatgggtttcaatcgaattaaaattttgaatgcttcatacaaacagtatgtaaaaaaagtattttacaccccttgggcagaatgcaaattttgtgatgaaacatgtaccTAATTTAAAGTTTTATAGAAACCTAGTacaacgttttgttcagaaactcatgccgaacattttgccacaaaaagcttataaaagatgatttctataaaaagttatataacaaatacttttacaaaaatcaaaaaaagtgcaaaaaaagtttgtacagctttctaaaaattaacataaataaagttatttgttgacaaatcaccatgaatccagtctctcaactccaaataggcatccttgattgattaaaaaaataatttggattgaatataaagtttactaaatacttattataaaagtttatgtaactctggaaattctatataaaacttatctaaacttaattttgaaaacttttaattcaactaaatgtcaatatattaccataaaattgctaaataaacattttggagtgggtataacaccgttttgagggtctttgtatcgatagaatagatttatcgttggaatttcgtactaatccggaattacgtcgtcgggaaatccgccggcatccgaaccggtccacgattcacaggtcaacctatgtggcatcggaaagggcataaaatttccgatcttttgatacccaatgatctaggttttctataaaacccttgtttttaaatacttgagcaaaaagtaagttagatccacgagaacaaaaattacgaaagtccatacatttctggcaggttgctcaaacgaaaccataacaccGTTTTTACCATAGACTAATAAAAGACTACTCAGTGGGCTCTGAACCATGACTCAACCTTTTTATGACCCCTCGGCAAGGCCGGTtcactgtcaaaaatgacagatcGAAATGTCAACAACTGGCAGCTCTGGCTTTAACATGACATTTCGGGAAATGttattgtttgggtttttgttttgatttaaacggaaCCAGTTTCCGGATGAGGACGGTGATTACTAGAGTGAATCATCGTCTGGAGGGGATCCCGAGCGAGATCCCGTGAGTGGTCGATTCTAGACTAGAAGCGGCTCTCGATCGAGATCTTTGCGGGATGTTAATCGTCTTCCTCTCCGAGAACGATCACGTGAGCACCGTCGGTTTTGCCAAGCAAAGCCGGCGCGGACCGCCTCCGGTTGATACCGCCAGGGCAAAACCGTCCTCATCCAACCCGGAATTGTCACTCTGAAAGAAAAGAATGTCCTTTAACGCCATCTGGGCCTCGACGAACAGCACCTACTTCAAAAACCTCAAAACAGACTAGATCTTTGCCCTGAACTGTCAACTATGCATTCCGAACCCCAACGATAACGTCGTCAAACAAAAGTTTGTCCCCGAACTAGCTTCACCGACAAGTGCACGACCGCCCCGAGCACCTCTTTCGCCGTCACCGATATAGGCGAGCTGCACGCGGAGGTCAGCACAGTTTGTTCCATCTAGACTCTAGAGGAAGCCCCCAAAAAGGAAGCCAGCTTCGTCGCGGAACCGAAACCCGCCGAAGTCGCTAAGTCCAAGAACCCGCCTAATGGGTCATGGGAAAAACCCCTTCTTTTACTTTAgcataaagaaaacaaaaacgccGATACTTTTTATCATGCACTTGAAACTTTATTTTCAATGGTTGGTTACAACCTCTTTCAACATGATCGAAATCTCGAtcgaaattcacttttttttttgttcacaatTTCTTCTTGACAAACTCCTCGCCCTTCCGAATGTTTACTCCAGCTCCGGAATGTCCTTCTTTAGCAGCTCCTGCTCGTAGGTGTTCACTTTGGGCAAACCAAGGTCGAACGGACGAACGCGCACTAAATCACGTTCTTTTCGCCGTTCATGACATGGGCCAGGGCGAGGGCAAAACGGGCTTCGGCGTAGGCCGTCGTGAGCGTGGCCGAACCGGCACCGGCCTTAGCATTGAGGACCTCCTGAATGCGTGCCGTCTGGGCGGCAATCTTGTCCTGGGGAAGCTCTGGGGTTCATTGGGATGGACCATGGCCGAAGTGGCCTCCGATGACTGGAATGTTGACCCGCCGAGGTCGACACCCTCACCGATGAACTTGTTGGCACGGACAATGTGCAGCGCGGAAATGCCAAACACGCACTTTTGGTCCATATCCGGAAGGCAATCGTTACCATCAAGTTGACTAGGTTCGAGATGACTCAATCATCCGGCGGCGAGGCCGCGGACGATCGAGGCGTTCGTATTAAACAGATTTGGCTTGCGAGGAGTGATGAGAAAACAGCAATCATCTGGAAAAGAGAACACAAATGATAAACCAAACAAAAtaagcatttattttaaaagctaaacattatttaccttaaaaacaccaaaacaccagtAAATTTCGCTCGTTTCCCCAAACAAAAATCACTGCACAGCAGATTGACTTATTTGCACCCGGCTGCCTTGATTgataagcaaaacaaaaacaaacaagatgcGCGCGTAAATCAGcacaaaacaaaatcgaaaaaaacagCGCTGCCAGGTCGTTCTGTCATACGAGGGGAGAGCCGATGCGTGGTTCAACGTGGTACCCGCGGTTCACAGCTTATGAGTCATACTTTTTGACAAATGTTGTTCGGAGTGTTTAGTCTTTAATTAGTCTATGGTTTTTACCTagactaaaaactcaaaaacttgACAAGTTGACATCTTGACAACTGAATAAACATATGAATAACAACATAACAACtgataattatttgaaaatagaatattcaacCCGAACCAGTCCAATAAACTTTGTCACCCCTGACGGTATCCAGACTAATTTCAACCAGAAGGCACCTTCCAGCTCTCTTCTTGCAGTCTGTCACTTTTGGGacaagtaggggaacagcatctaattccagcgtgcctctaatgttgccatatcagcatttTGGCATTgaattacagctcattaaaagcgttttcaactgaaatcgagtgataaatagctcaacaaGAAATGAGCAAGCAagactctatcaaaagttttgcaaaattagttgtttaaatagtgaaaatcagcaaattggatggaattaggagcaagtgcttaacctgccaaacatacgagaattttccctaGTTCCCCGTAGCGCTGTGTTCATGTGCCAGGATTATAATTTCAGGATGTTTCCCCGTCCTTTAAGCACGCGCTATCCAACAACATGTCAATCCGAGGCCAAACGTACTGcagcacgcaaaaaaaaaagaagacaatCCGTCAATTTCCGCCCGCTGTTACATCGACACCCGGGTCATCAAGAATCGGCACAAATTTCAACCGAGTCGAAACTTGCCGTCGTGCAATATTGGCACGCGACAAAAACTTTGCGCGAagtgcgtttttttttcgtgggctCGTCGTACCTGCGGGCACGATAACTGCAAGCTGGCCAAAACCCGCCGATCAATAAAACCGACCCCCTTCTCGGAAGAGGTTTCAGTTTGGTAGCAGACCGTCCCGCTGGAAGGATGAAGTTCGTGATCGTATTAGCCCTCGTCGTCGTGGCCACCCTTGGCCCGGTTTGTGCCGCGCCGGCCAACTCGGATGCGCTCCAGGTGGTAGCCGCTGAGCAGGACGCAACCACCACCGACGAGAAGACGGTGGACGTTGAGCTGAGTGACGCCGCGACCGACAACAAACTGTCCGAGGAGCCAGGTACCGACGGTGACGTTGATGATACGCGTTCTAAACGGTCAGTTGCTTGTACCGATATCGTAGGCGCGAACGGCGAAACCGAAACCGTGTGCGACGAGGATCAGGATGCGGCGGCCAGCGAGCCGGACAACGCGCAGCAGCGGTACGCCTCCGGCGGCAAGGGAGGGGACGGGTACGGAGGCGGCAAGGGAGAATCCTCGTACGGGTAAGGCTTGCGTGTGAAGGTGGGGGTCTCGTTACGAAAACTTGAAGTAGTTGTTTGTCTTGTTACAGCGGTGGATACGGCGGTGCTGATCACGGCAAGGGTGGAGAGTACGGTGGCCACGGATCGTCCCACGGATCGGCTTACGGTGGATCGTACGGAGGATCGCACAGCGAGTCTCACAGCTCGAAGGGCGGCTACGAGGGTTCATACGGTGGATCGCACAGCGAGCATGGCAGTGCCAAGGGCGGCTACGAAGGATCGTACGGTGGAGCTCACAGTGAAGGAAAGGGAGGTTACGGAGGTGCTCACGGAGCAGCGAAGGGCGGTTACGAGGCAGCGTACGGCGGTCACGGAGAATCGCACGGTGCTGGCAAGGGAGGTTACGAGGCAGCATCGTACGGTGGAGCGTACGGAGGTCACGGAGCGGCTAAGGGAGGTTACGAAGCAGCGTACGGAGGAGGATCGCACGGTGCTGGCAAGGGAGGTTACGGAGCGGCGACGTACGGCGGTGGCCATGGAGCGGCATCGCACGGAGGTTCCTACGGTGGTCACGAATCAGCAAAGGGAGGTTACGAGGCAGCATCGTATGGCGCATCTTACGGTGGTCATGGAGCCAAGGGAGGTTACGAAGCATCGCACGGATACGGTGCAGAGAAGGGTGGTTATGGAGCATCGCACGGAGCGTCCCATGGATCGTACGGTGGAGCGTCTTACGGTGGATCGCACGGAGGTGCAGGAAAGGGTGGTTACGGAGGTCACGGTGCGGCTGCCCACGGTTCATACGGAGGTTCTTACGGTGGATCACATGACGCCGGCAAAGGAGGTTACGAAGCAGCTTACGGAGGATCTCACGGTGGTCATGGCGCTTCCCATGGTGCGTACGGTGGAGCTCACGGCGGTGCAGGAAAGGGTGGCTATGGAGGTCACGGTGCGGCAGCCCATGGATCGTACGGAGGATCTTACGGTGGAGGTCATGGCGCTGGAAAGGGTGGTTACGAAGCTGCATACGGAGGATCCCACGGTGGTCATGGAGCGTCCCACGGATCATACGGCGGTGGTTACGGAGGATCTCATGGTGGTCATGGAGCGTCTCACGGTGGATCATACGGAGGACACGAGTCGTACGGCCACGGAGTAGCTTCCCATGGTGGCTATGGATCTCACGGAGGATCTTACGGTGGCTCCTACGGCGGAGGACACGAATCATCCCACGGTGGCGGACACGGAGGATATCGTTCAGCTTCTTACGCATCTGGTGCCGCGCATGGTGTCTCGTACGGTGGTTCCGGAAAGGTTTCGTGCGGAGCCAACCTGCTGGTCGGATGCGCCCCATCAGTGGCAAAGGTCCCGTGCGTCCCAACCAAGGCCGGAGGCTACGGAGGATATGCTGCCGGCGGACATTACCGATCTGTGCAGGCCGAAGAAAGTGACGACAGTGACAGCCCCGCCCCGTCGATGTAAGCCAAAGTGTGTTCTGGATATTGTGTTCTTTTTGGATACCAGTAAAGTGTTTAACATGAAACTCAATCTCATCATTTTATATCACACTTTCTTGATTTTTCTCATTCAATGCATCTACTAGAAGTGCTCACACATTTTGCAATCCTCCTTGAGGGAATCAAAAACGCTTCACCTTGCTCTCTCTCTTTTCCCGAGGACCAATCGAAGCATCGTCGAAAGGGTTTCCCCAATTTGTATAACGAGCGTCTCGTGTACGCTCTCCAAAAAGGCACCAATCATGAAATCGGCATTGGCCGTGAAGTTTTGGTCTTTGAGTACTACTACAACTGGGTGAATGGGAAGCTTTCAGAACGAAATATGACCCACAGAGAAGCCACTTTCCGCAGCTCTATCGGCGTAATGTATGGTTATGTCTTCAATAAATCAATGTGGTGGCATGTTTCCCCCTTCCGGAGGTTGTTCCGGGTTGAGCGTTATGAGCGTTCAGAATTGCTTGAAATTTGTTATCATCAAAATTATATaactgaaaagatttttttttctctccttcgcaggtttgttcattttgatgatCGTTTATGCCAGGTAAAAACCAATCTCATTCTTGCTTAATCGAGACAGTTAACACAAAGTTCGCAAATGACCCCATCAATTCCCAAAGCTCATACAATCTCTAATGTCAAAGCTTTTCCCGCTAACCAACAAACCATAAATACACAGACACACATTTTTCCACACCCTGTCCCTGTCGTCGCTTGGAGATTTCATGCGGGAGCTTAGCACCCGCGAAACGATGTCCCATCAATCAACGGATCATAATTTGCTAAAGCGCGTCCCCGTCACGTCAGAATCGGCCGAGCTGGTGGTTTAGGCGGCCGATGTGAGGGGGACGGTGCTGCGAAAGGAAGATTTTGGAGGAGAAAACAAACTGATTAACGGATTGTCGAGGGATTGAAGCTACTCTTGATTTCaaacttttcggaaaaataggtacacgggaaaaatcagatttttctaatttaaatCACTAATAGTTGAAtcccaaataaaaaaagcgATTTATTTTGATATGTGCTAGGGGACATCTTCTCAATCATAGTACCCAACGATGCAAAATCTTGATCAAGaggtataattttttgaaaaaaaatcgagtatTTTGTATTGCATTATACcaaaaacctgatttttttaccaaaattattttttgaagcaaaataaaatttgctatcgaaaagtacttttgaCAAAATGAACTGTTTCAAATTATAGCTTCTTCTAAaaactcacatgaaatcggaaaaaaaaattccccgacccctcttcgatatgCGTGAAAAATTGTCCTTAGAGgaaacttttgtccctaatcacgaatccgagttctttttttgatatctcgtgacggaggggcggtacgacccctgccatttttgaacatgcgaaaaaagaggtgtttttcaataatttgcagcctgaaaatgtgatgagatggaaatttagtgtcaaagggacttttatgtaaaattggacgcccgatttgatggcgtactctaaattctaatttttcatcgaaaaggctgcaaattaatgaaaaacatgttttattttcgtcacgagatatcaaaaaactgaCCTCAGACtcgtgatcagggataaaagttaccctttaagacaaagtttctcgaaaatcaaagagaggtaggggcaactgctgtgtgagttggcggagaaacttttttaaactattactttttcgaaaaagaatatttcaaaaaatatataattcggTTTGAactacaaaatatgaaaaatgtctatttacagatcttttcaaagaagggtgcacagcaaccaaggaagttgttatctttttattccaaaattgtcaaacttatggACCTAATCCTGCAACAGTCtgattgaaaaatgtaaaattttgttgtaaattattctGTAGAAGgaactttaaaattaaacattatttcgatagttcccgtaattgtgaagatactaaaaaagtctgtaacataaattttggtgcaaaaagctTTGTTTGATGTGTACCTTTAATTCtgatttaattgtatttttatcaaaaatattagaaGATTTCACcaaagtttcagtttttaacaatgaaaatcagATCGATAGTTTCCGAAAATCAACAGTTGTAGATTACAGGCCAATTAGGTTACCttaagcaaaaataattttccttGATTCGACttatttgtgaggctgtatctcagaaccTAATTGCCCAATTTTCCAAGTCTCAGAGAGAAAAGTGAAGGAACTATTCTCAACTTtacataaatatatttttcaggtGTGTTTTTCTctcaagaaatttttaaaaaatgcaaaaaaaacaaaaaaaaaatcgaatcgatTATTTAAGAATGGTGACTTCAACCATCCATCTTTTGGCAGgcttattttttgaacttttttgattttaattagatGGTGATTTTCTCTTTTCGTGAAAATAGACTAAAGAAGTTGAAAAaggtattcaaaaaaaaaaaaaattggcatgcccctaaaaaaaaacacaaaaataatttagtGACATATTTTTGTagaagtgcaccgtttcaagTTGAAGGCATTTTAAggggatttttagaaaaaaatgcccTGTTTCTTACAATACAAAGAAAAAGCActccatcaaaaaaatatttacgaaaatctcagaaaatttccaacttTGACTTTGGTTTCAGAAACTATTTGTTCGAATTTCAATGTAACTgtctttttgtaaaaaaaataatttggaattttaaaatccagCCTAGCATTTGAATACGTAATAAGAATTGGAAGCCTTTCAAAGGTTAATTTcatcctaaaattttgaaataatattgattaaaaaatcagaacacttcaaaaaggttttattttgtttcattgaaaatcaaatcaatgGTTTCAGAGATATCACGAGTTCAAAAATGTGAGTTATTTAgattacactggaaaaaaaacttatcattaaaaaaaataaggaggTGATCAACTCaactaaggcgtcatccataaagtacgtcacgctcaaGGTTAGAGGGGGGTTTTCGCAAGCGTGACATAGTGTgccaagggggggagggggggggggtatgttagactgtgacgtcacgctagataatttcttaaatactgaaaattcagttttaaaataataaacatatataaaaaatatgtttggtcAACATAACTCATGAATCCATCACGATACGAGGCTTTAaagaaacaaagttttttttgaattatagtTCCAACATGCTTGAAttatcagatttaaaaaaaaaaaatttttggtgatttctaCCACTGCAACACTCATCAAAATTCGGAAAAATCAAAACACAGCCTTCAacttcgaatttaaaaaaaatatcctattTATAGTTCatgcaaaattgttaaaaaaatcaagaagagGCGGGGGAGGGTTCGacagaacgtgacgtactttggAGGGTCGGTGctagcgtgacaaagtgtgacatggtggggagggggggggatttaattttggccgattttagcgtgatatactttatggatgacgccaatgtccaaaaatgaaaattgtagaaaattttcgcggatttgaaataaaatcctAAGGGTACTTTTTGTTCATTaagcattttcaaatttcattgcacttctatttccattgaaacttTGACATTTTCAAACCAAATTGATGGGAGGAAGAGGttacataaacattgaaaaataaaaaatcgaattgatttttttttctaaattttaaaacatgttttaaggAAATATAACTATTGACTTTTAAtcataaaagaaatataaacaaaaaaatataattagtgattttactaaaatattgaAGGTGCGTGCCTAACTCATAATAAGGAGAACAATTTTAcactttttccataaaatgcaCCGTCTAAAAGTTCAGACTTGAAAACCTTTGCTCGTAAAATCGCtttaacttgtgatgtttacaaTTAAGCTCCTTAtgtttgtacatatttttttaatttttctgctcTGCTTTGTAaatcattgttacactctagaaataaccctgcaaagtttcaAATACCAGAAAATGTTTAAGTGAAAAACGTAGTTCTAAGGAGAAAATGATAGGTtattgaagattcgaaaagtacggtaaatttcccattaattggcttagtcaaatattttttaacaactgataaatgataaattcagAGGTTtaggaattatttttgtattttttcgattaaatACGGCATTAAATCTGGcattcaatttgtttaaaataaattatttcaagaaaatccaccgcagttaaccaaaatcaaattaactatACAACTAAGTTCATAAAACTGTCCAACGCGCCTCCTAGCTTCCAGTAAACAACGACCTTCCAGTTGTGAGTATCCAGCAGACCCCAAAGTCAACTAACTGTTCTGCTGGCCCGGCCCGATATGATACGCGAAGGCAAATAAACACAGAATCTAGAACATTTAGGCTGCTGCTTCGCCGTCCAGCAACGTTGGTCTTGCCCTGGTCCCAGAAAGGACATGTGCGTGTGTGATAGCGGAGAGTCCTGTTTGTTCTTTCGGGTTTGTTTGCTCTCCAGCTTGAGATTGCGGGGAACGGAATATAAATTGGAAGTAAATTTTGGGACGGAGCCTGTCTTGAACCTTGACGAACTAGCCAGGAACTGAGATTGATTAAAGTC
Coding sequences:
- the LOC120427549 gene encoding uncharacterized protein LOC120427549 — its product is MKFVIVLALVVVATLGPVCAAPANSDALQVVAAEQDATTTDEKTVDVELSDAATDNKLSEEPGTDGDVDDTRSKRSVACTDIVGANGETETVCDEDQDAAASEPDNAQQRYASGGKGGDGYGGGKGESSYG
- the LOC120427548 gene encoding uncharacterized protein LOC120427548, whose translation is CYSGGYGGADHGKGGEYGGHGSSHGSAYGGSYGGSHSESHSSKGGYEGSYGGSHSEHGSAKGGYEGSYGGAHSEGKGGYGGAHGAAKGGYEAAYGGHGESHGAGKGGYEAASYGGAYGGHGAAKGGYEAAYGGGSHGAGKGGYGAATYGGGHGAASHGGSYGGHESAKGGYEAASYGASYGGHGAKGGYEASHGYGAEKGGYGASHGASHGSYGGASYGGSHGGAGKGGYGGHGAAAHGSYGGSYGGSHDAGKGGYEAAYGGSHGGHGASHGAYGGAHGGAGKGGYGGHGAAAHGSYGGSYGGGHGAGKGGYEAAYGGSHGGHGASHGSYGGGYGGSHGGHGASHGGSYGGHESYGHGVASHGGYGSHGGSYGGSYGGGHESSHGGGHGGYRSASYASGAAHGVSYGGSGKVSCGANLLVGCAPSVAKVPCVPTKAGGYGGYAAGGHYRSVQAEESDDSDSPAPSM